TTTACGACCTATGAAGAGGTGGGGAATGTTGATCTGAAGGTTATAAAAAAGGACGGGCGGGTGGAAGATTATAACCGGGAGAAGTTGGATAGGTGTTTTGAAAAGGCTTGTTGGAAGCTGACGGCAGAACAGCGGACGAAATTAATAGATGAGATTGAGATGAAGCTTTTAAATTGGAATAGTGTGGAGATTCCAAGCAGAGAAATCGGTCTAATGGTTATGGAGAAATTGAGAGGGATTGATCCGGTAGCATACATCCGGTTTGCAACCGTGTATTTGGACGTAAGGTCGATTGATGATTTTGAAAAGTTAATAGTTGATTATAAAAAAGGAAAAAATATTTCCAAAGGTTTTAATAAAAAAAATGGATAATTTACCCGAACCACAACTATCAGATAATGCCCGGTATATTGCCGAGACCCGATATTCGATGAAAGATCCAAGCGGAGCAAGCCTGGAGAAGGTGGGGGATATTTTTTGGCGGGTAGCGATAAACGTGGCAAGGGGGAACAAAAGCTTTGGGGCAAACGATACACAGGTAGACAGTACGGCTCGGGAGTTTTATCTTTTAATGGCGGATCAGAAATTTTTTCCCAACACGCCGTGTCTGGTTAACGCTGGGAAAACGCATCAGCAATTGTCGGCCTGTTTTGTTTTGCCGATTGAAGATTCGATGGAGTCGATTCTAAAAACAATGTCGGATATGGCGATGATCCACAAGAGCGGGGGGGGGACGGGATTTTCTTTTACCCGATTACGGCCGAGCGGGGATTATATATCAACAAGCGGTGGGACAACAGTGGGGCCGGTATCGTTTATGCAGGCGTACAACGATGTGACATCCCAGATTAAACAGGGCGGGGTAAGACGGGGAGCGAATATGGGGATGTTGTCGGTTGACCATCCGGATGTATTGAGGTTTGCAGTAGTAAAACTGGACGAATACAGTTTGACGAATTTTAATATATCTTTGGCGATAACTAATGCTTTCATGGACAAAATAGAGAGTGACAAAAAGTTTTCGGCAGATGATTCTATCCCCGAAGAGGTGGTTGAAGAGATCAGAGCGGCAGAAGGTAACCGGGATGTAGATGCGAGGCTGAGACAAGTGGAGGCGGGAGTAAAGAAATTATATGACTGGGCGAAAGCAACGCAAGAAGGAGAGGGCTATCCACTGATAAATCCGAGAACAGGGACAGAGACAATGAAGTTAAACGCATACAAAGTCTTTAACCTGATAACCCGATTGGCCTGGCAGTATGGTGATCCGGGGTTGGTTTTTATTGACAGAATGAACGAGGCAAAATCTAATCCCGTACCATCGATGGGGCGGATAGAAGCGACCAATCCGTGTGGTGAACAGCCGCTTTTGCCTTATGATGCCTGTAACCTGGGAAGTATTAATCTGGCCAAATTTGTGGTTGGAAACGGGGTGGATTGGGAGATATTGGGAAAAACGGTGGAGATGGCGGTGCATTTTTTGGATAACGTGGTTGAAGTTAATGAATTTCCGGTGGAAAAAATTCGGGAGATGGTTGATAAAACCAGGAGGATTGGCTTGGGGGTAATGGGTTTTGCCGATGCATTGTTCAAACTGGGGGTTCGGTATGATTCCCCGGAGGGGTTGGAATGGGCGGAAAAGTTTATGAAGTTTATCGAGGAAAAGGCAAAAAAGGCGACGGTGGAATTGGCAAATCAGCGGGGAGTTTTCCCCAGTTGGCCGATGAGTGTATATTCGGGAACGGATTATAGACCGAGAAATATGGCTCTGACAACGATTGCTCCAACCGGGACAATTAGTATGATTGCCGATGCCAGTTCCGGGATTGAACCGGTGTTTTCTCTGGCCTATCAAAAAAATGCAGTGGAGGGAAAAACTTTGTATATTGTAAATCCGGTACTGACGGAAGAGCTTCGGAAAAGGGGTTTGTATACCGAGGATTTGGTAAAAAAAATTGCCGGGAATGGGGGAGTCTTGGGTGGAATTGAGGAGATACCGGCGGAGATAAAGGAAGTATTTAGAACGGCTCTGGAGATTGAACCGGAGTGGCATATAAAAATCCAGGCGGCTTTTCAAAAGTATGTGGATAATGCGGTCTCGAAGACGATTAACTTTCCTAAAGAGGCGACGGTGGAAGACGTCCGAAAGTCGTATCTTTTGGCATATTCTCTAGGAACTAAGGGAATTACGATATATCGGTCGGGATCGAGAGAAAAGGAGGTAATACAAACAGTCTTAAAGTCTCAGAGTCTCAAAGTCGAAAGTCAAAAGGCGGAAGTAGAAATGCCAAAAAAGAAGAAAACGCCAGATGCGGCCAGGGGGGTACGAATAAAAAAACTTTGCGATATGGGCAACGTTTATACTTCGGTATTTTTTGAGTCCGGGGATGGCCCGGTAGAGGTTTTTGTGGCTTTGGGAAAAAGCGGAGGCTACATGGCAGGGACGGCAGAAGTGACCGGACGGTTAGCGTCTCTAGCGCTGAAATATGGGGCCAGTTTGGAGGAAGTGGCCGAGGATTTGGTGGGGATAGCCTGCGGACAGAGAGTGGGGATGGGAAAATTGGCGGTATTGAGTATGTTTGATGCAGTTGGAAAGTCGTTGCTGGAAATTTCTCAGGGCGAACAGCTGGATTTGTTTAAGGAGGAGAAGGCGGAAATTCAAGTGCCGGTGGTAAACGGAGAGAAAAAAACGGCGGCGGAGGTGCTGGTGAAGATGAAGGATAGACAGGAATCAGGTGATTCAAAATTCAGTGCTTGCCCGGATTGCGGAAGCCCGTTGTATGCGGAGGAGGGGTGCTTTAAATGTTCTAATCCGTTTTGCGGGTACAGTAAGTGCTCGTAAATATAATTACGAATTATCAATTACGAATTACGAATTAAAATCAAAATCTCCCCCTGCCCCCTCTTTGAGGAAAGAGGGGAAAATATAACGTCAAACGTCATTGCGAAGGAAGGAATGACTGCGGCAATCTTAACAAGATTGCTTTGTCGTTTGGAATCCTCCCTCCATGGGCGGGTAGGCGCAATGACGTGAAGTATACTAATTATAAAATTATTAATTAAAAAAAATATGCCGGATGAAATTAAGATGAGCGAACAAGCGTTGTCTTTGAAACCAGGTATTTATGAACACTATAGTGGTAAAAAATACGACTTGGTAGGTGTAGCTCACCACAGTGAGACTCTGGAAGAAGTGGTTGTTTATAGGGCACGATACGGGGAGAAGTTGATTTGGGTTAGACCTTTGGGGATGTTTCTAGAAACAGTTGAACATGAGGGAGTTATTAAACCGAGATTCCGATATATAGGAGATGATAACAACGAAAGCAGGTGATGGGGGGAAGACATTAGTAAAGGGAGTGATGATGGACAAAGATAGTGCCCTGATAGAAGCTCTGGGGGAGATTGATGAGTTGCAGGCGGTACTATTAATAGTAGATCTAAGAGATATTGCCGAGGATTTGGTGAAGATAATGGGAGAACTAGGGTGCGGGGTGAGATTTAGCGAGTGTGCTTTGCGAACTACATTTATGGAGGAGGAGATTAAAAAGGGGGAGAATGAACTGGATGCGCAAAAAAAGTTTTTGTTGTTTAAAAAAGAGGAAGCGATATATCTTAATTGGGTACGGACGGTGGCCAGAAGAATAGAAAGAAGAATGGCCGGTTTAAGTAAGATGTCGGAAGTTAGAGGTGATTTGCTGAAATATTTTAATAGATTGTCTGATTACTTGTTTATTTTAGCCCGCCAACAGGAAGACCAGTTAGGCGGGTAAACCGACAAGAAGAAGAAAAAAAATGAAGTAGGGTGTAATTCCCTCACAGTGCCGCTACGGTTATAGTCCGAGCCTTAAAACCCTCCTACCGGCGGGTTGACTTTCGAGCAAAAGTAATATGATAATTAAAGAATTTGAAAAAGGATTCGATCCTTATGCCGAGGCTCGTTTTTTGGCAGGGTTGCCGTTAGGGGTGAGGAAGGCAGTATTGGAAAGCGAGATTAAAACGGCTGCGTATGAAGCGTATTTGGTCGAGTTTCGGAGAGATTACCAATGGCGGGAGGGGCGGATATATGATGCGGAATCGGAATTGTATATTTCTGATTTAATCAGAAGTGGAAACCGGCCGGAGGAGGAAGCGGCAATGGCGGCGATAGAGGTTGGGTTGGAGAAAGGCAAGATGGTGGTAAATTTTAGTCCGAAAAATGAAAAATATGATTATCCGCAAAATTGTGTTGATTTCTGGAGAAGATACGGAGATAAAATAATTTGGTTGAGATTTGTAACCACGGATGAGATAGAGGATTTTAAAAGAGTTTGGGGGGAGTTGGGCGGGAAAGGGGAGGTAGCGGATAAATTTGAAATGTTGGCTAGACCGGTGGAAACGGATGAAAAGTTGGTTGATGTGTTTGAAAGGTTGGAGGTGGCGAAGGAGAGCGGGGAGGTGACGAGAGAGAAAATATGTGAGACGGTGGCAAGATTAGTTTCAGAGTTTAGATCCGAGTTTGGTGAGGAGAGATTATTTCATTCGGAAACAATCTTCCGGTTATTTTCGGCAGTGATGGCCGAGATTGAGAGAGGAAATATGATAACGTTGGCAGACATTCCAATCGATAGATATTTGTATGGAGAGATGATGAAGGTTCAGGTAAAAACCGGCGGGTGCGCAGGATTTAATACTATCGGTCAGTTTGCCCAGGGACAGGGCTATTTTGTGGTTTCCGGGGGTGAGGGGGTGAGGGTGATGAAGGGAATCGTCCCCGAGGGGTATAAGTTTTGCAGCAGATGTGGGGTATGGCATTCGGGGCAAAAATGCCCTTTTTGTGATTAGGGATTTGGTATCATTGGCTAATGATTCTTGATCGGCGACAGAAATATTTGCAAGTAGCCCTAAACTCAACAATTAATGAAGCGATGAGGGTAATAGATAGATTGCCGGTGAGTGAAAGAGTAATTCTTGAGGCGGGGACGCCATTTATAAAACGATATGGGTTGTCGGCAATAAGGGATGTGCGGGCAGCCTGGGCGGCCAAGTGGTGGGGGCAGAAGGGAATTCCGTATGTGGTGGCGGATTTGAAAACAATGGACCGGGGCAGTACGGAGGTAATGATGGCCAGGGAAGCCGGAGCTAGTGCAGTAGTGGCGTTGGGCCAGTCGCCACTGGAAACTATTAACAGTTTTGTTGATTCGTGTGCGAAGTTGGGAGTAGACAGTATGCTGGATATGATGAACGTGGAGGCGCCGGTGAAAGTGTTGAGGAGGCTTAAAAAGCTTCCGGATGTAGTGATATTGCACCGGGGAGTAGATGAGGAAGATTTTAACCGTGATAAGCCCGTGCCCTATATTCAGATAAACAAAATCAGAAGCAGTTTTGACGTAATGATTTCAATTGCGGGCGGGGATACGATACGGGAGGTTAAGAGGGCGATTTTTAATGATGCGGATATCGTGGTGGTATGGCGGGATTTGAGTTTGGTAGAGGAGTTTTTGAAAGAGGTAAAGTAAACACTTTAGACGCGAGTTTGGTATAATCACTATTACTTTATATATCAATATGACTCGAGAAAGATCTGGTTTATATCTACGCTTCGGAGAGGAGGTGAGAAGTAAAAAAGGGAGGCAGTTGTGGCCGGAAAGAATGAGGTTTATTTCCGATCAATCTGAAAGTTTCAGCTTTGGAGGTTTGCAGGCGAGAGATCTACTGGCCGTAGTTTCTTGTGTGGGGGAAACGATAGGTCTGAGAGATGATGAAATACAGAGAGTGGAGTTTCTATTCGGTGATCATATAGCTGTTGAAAAAGAGGGGGTGTTCGTAATGTAACATGGGCGAGAACGTATCCGATTTATCAAGAAGACGAAGAAAATCCGGGCATAGCTGGCTGTTCGATAGTTATCAATCGATCGAGGGAAATTATCGAGTCGGCAATATTAGATGTCGCGGATGGAGGCAAAAGAAATTTTTCTGAGGATGGGGCGGAGGTAATATTTGATGAACCTTGGGAGTTGGTATGGTGGATTATTGCTGAAGAATTGATTCATGCGAAGGATTTTCTTCAGGCAGGGGATATACAGACGGTAGGTAGATGGCAGGAAAAGATGGACCAGATTCGGGTGGGACAGAATTTGGGTCTGGTTGATGTGATGGAATTTTCGGCCTCAAGGATATGTACCAGGTTATTGGCGGCGGTTTGTTCTGATGTCATGGGGAACCTTGGCCGATCCAGTTATTATGAAGATAAGTACAGACAATCTTTGGGAGCAAAGGATATGGTACATGTGGACATCTCCAGAGTGTGGCGTCAAGTATTTACGCCGACGGGGTTTGATTTAAATTCCTTGCCAAAAAGTGCGGAAAATCCGGGTATTAATACTGGAGCTAATGGATGAGTTGATTAAAAAAAATTATTGGGTATGTAATGATTTATTTTGTCTGAGAAGTTGAGGCAGAATGGCCGAGAGAAGAATAAAAAAGGTGCCGATGAGGGTGGTGACGGTGAGGGCTTCGTGAAAAAAGATAAAGCCAAAAAGCAGGCCAAAGATAATTTCGGCCAGGCCCAAGAGGCTGCCGATACTGGCGTCAAAGTGACGATAACCGATAATGGCCGCCCAGTTTGCCAGGATCATGGCGGCGGCATAAGCGAATTGAGCCAACCACGGAAAGGAGAGGTTTATAGCGGGCAGGGGATCGTGAAAAATCAGGCCAAGGAGGAAATTGGCGACTATACCGACGGAAAAATAGCCAATCATAATTTGGAATTCGTGATAGTTGCCGACTAATTTTTTGGGAAGAATAACGGTGGCACTGCCCATAAAGCCGGCGATAATAGTCAGTAGGGCAGGCAGATATTGGGCCGGTTGGAGCTGAAACCGGTAAATGGTAAACATACCGATAAAGGCCAAAAGGAGACTAATGAGTTTGATCAGATTGATAGTTTCTTTAAAAGCGACTTTTCCCAAAAGGTATCCACCGGTGACCAGAGAAGCATAAAAGAGCAAGGTAGCGGTACCAATGGGCAGATATTTGAATCCATAAAAATAGGGCGCCTGATTAAGACCACCTGACAGGGCAATAATGATCAACCAGGGAAGATCGGTGCGGGAAAGAGGTTTGATAAATTTGAATTTATGGTTTAAAAGAATGATAAAGACCAGAAGAATTAAAGCCCGGGTCCAGGCTTGGGAAAACTCGCCAAAATTAGCCGACATCAGTCGGGACCAAATGCCATAGGTGGCATAAAAAAAGGCTGAAGTAACAATCAGACCGGCGCCTTTGGTTTGAGTCATGGTTGATTATAAGATTGAGGGGAGATAGAATACAGCTGATGTCCGAACAAGCAGACAAAATATATCAGCTGCTTAAACCTTATGGCTTAGACCAAGAAGAATCAAATATATACCTATATTTGTTGGAAAAGGGCTCTACCAGTGCTTTGGGTATCAGCCGAGAGCTAGGGGTGGCCAGGACAAAAGTGTATAGAATTTTGGACAGACTAATTGAAAACGGCATGGTAGTGTCGCAGGTAGCCAGCAGCGGCTTTAAATTTGTGGCTAGTGAACCGTTAAAGCTTCAAATGGAGCTAACCCGAAGAGAAGGGGAATTGGTGGGCTTAAGAAAGAATCTACCAGATTTGGTGGAAATGTTGGAAACGAGGTCGATGGCCGGGGTGGCGGGGTCAAAGATTTTATATTATCGGGGACAAAAGGGGCTGTCGCAGGTAAATTGGAATTTACTAAATGCCCGGGGGGAGTTTTTGAGCTACGAGGTAGCCACGGCCGATGCCTATATTCCGCAGGAAGAGGCGGAGAAGTTGAGAAAAGAGCTGGTAAAAAGAAAAATAGTGATCAGAACTTTGACCAATAAAACTTTGATAGAGCCGTTTACCAAAGTGGTGGAAATGGTGGAAAACTATTGGCAGGTGAGATATATTCCAAAAGAAATCGTGGATGTAAGAATGGATATATTTATCTACAACAACATAATGGCAGTATGTCATTATCTGGAAAAAAAGGATGTGTTTTGCATGGAAATGATAAATGAGCCGATGGTGGAAATGCAAAAACAGATTTTTGAAAACCTGTGGAGCCAGGCCAAAATTATGGAGATTAAAAACAGTAACGGAGCGGCAGAAGTTATCGGGAGCCGGTGAGTTTTTAAAACCTTCAAGAATCTCGATGGGGAGGGCAAAGCGGTAACATCAACTCCCCAATCGGTGGCTTCCCGGTCAATAATGGTTTTTATTTCACCACTTAATTTTTGACGTTCGGTCAAAAGGCAGTTTTTAATGACGCCGATATTGTAGTGGTATGGCGGGATTTGAGTTTGGTGGAGGAGCTTTTGAAAGAAATTAAATAAAATTAAATTTCTGTTGGCTAATTTTTGCCTACCAGGTTGTTTTCTGTCTAACTCCCCTCACTTTTATTTCTCCTGCCGCTATAGCATTGTGTCGTTTGCCTAAATCTTGAAGATATGAAACTACTGCCGGGGGGTCGCATAGGGCTTCTCGTAATCTTGCCGTGGCTTGATTATATTCAGCCAAAGATCCAAATCGTTTTCTAGTATCTTCACTACCGGTTTCTATAAACTCTCTTCCGGTTCTTATCATCTGTAATGCCAATCTTTCTATGTTTGGATTCATAAATTTAAGTCGATGATACTACTATATTGGGGTTATGTCCATCATAAATATTTTACTTCTGACAATCCTTCTCCAAAATTTTTTTTGTCTAGATTATACCTATAAATTATTTTGGGATTTTGGGGAAGAAAGCGAGATTGATGAGAACAATAAACGATAATGGAGAAGCGGGGGTTGTGGGGAGTTATAATAAGAAGTGGCCAAAATAGAATTGGGGGGAGTAATAAATATGACTAATGCGGTATCAGGTTTGTTGCAGGTGGTTTTGGGAGTACCTTGGTATTTTTCTGAACCTGCGGTGGAGAAAGCAAGGCAGAGAGTTGACTTTGAATTAAGGCAGACGGGAATTGCGACTAGGAATTTTGTTGGATGGTGGGAAGGGGAAATGATCAGAGACTGGCAAAGGTAAGTTTATTTTCCGGTCAATTTTTTGAAGCCTTCGAGAATTTCGATGGGGAGGGCAAAGACGATGGTGTTTGTATAAGTGGGCGATTCATGAATCGCC
This sequence is a window from Candidatus Shapirobacteria bacterium. Protein-coding genes within it:
- a CDS encoding DMT family transporter, translated to MTQTKGAGLIVTSAFFYATYGIWSRLMSANFGEFSQAWTRALILLVFIILLNHKFKFIKPLSRTDLPWLIIIALSGGLNQAPYFYGFKYLPIGTATLLFYASLVTGGYLLGKVAFKETINLIKLISLLLAFIGMFTIYRFQLQPAQYLPALLTIIAGFMGSATVILPKKLVGNYHEFQIMIGYFSVGIVANFLLGLIFHDPLPAINLSFPWLAQFAYAAAMILANWAAIIGYRHFDASIGSLLGLAEIIFGLLFGFIFFHEALTVTTLIGTFFILLSAILPQLLRQNKSLHTQ
- a CDS encoding ATP:cob(I)alamin adenosyltransferase, coding for MITTKAGDGGKTLVKGVMMDKDSALIEALGEIDELQAVLLIVDLRDIAEDLVKIMGELGCGVRFSECALRTTFMEEEIKKGENELDAQKKFLLFKKEEAIYLNWVRTVARRIERRMAGLSKMSEVRGDLLKYFNRLSDYLFILARQQEDQLGG
- a CDS encoding helix-turn-helix domain-containing protein; the encoded protein is MSEQADKIYQLLKPYGLDQEESNIYLYLLEKGSTSALGISRELGVARTKVYRILDRLIENGMVVSQVASSGFKFVASEPLKLQMELTRREGELVGLRKNLPDLVEMLETRSMAGVAGSKILYYRGQKGLSQVNWNLLNARGEFLSYEVATADAYIPQEEAEKLRKELVKRKIVIRTLTNKTLIEPFTKVVEMVENYWQVRYIPKEIVDVRMDIFIYNNIMAVCHYLEKKDVFCMEMINEPMVEMQKQIFENLWSQAKIMEIKNSNGAAEVIGSR
- a CDS encoding orotidine 5'-phosphate decarboxylase / HUMPS family protein, which translates into the protein MILDRRQKYLQVALNSTINEAMRVIDRLPVSERVILEAGTPFIKRYGLSAIRDVRAAWAAKWWGQKGIPYVVADLKTMDRGSTEVMMAREAGASAVVALGQSPLETINSFVDSCAKLGVDSMLDMMNVEAPVKVLRRLKKLPDVVILHRGVDEEDFNRDKPVPYIQINKIRSSFDVMISIAGGDTIREVKRAIFNDADIVVVWRDLSLVEEFLKEVK
- the nrdR gene encoding transcriptional regulator NrdR; this encodes MMLTIHYMLCPYCKHQESNVLESRDAQDGKATRRRRECVGCGKRFTTYEEVGNVDLKVIKKDGRVEDYNREKLDRCFEKACWKLTAEQRTKLIDEIEMKLLNWNSVEIPSREIGLMVMEKLRGIDPVAYIRFATVYLDVRSIDDFEKLIVDYKKGKNISKGFNKKNG
- a CDS encoding adenosylcobalamin-dependent ribonucleoside-diphosphate reductase; translation: MDNLPEPQLSDNARYIAETRYSMKDPSGASLEKVGDIFWRVAINVARGNKSFGANDTQVDSTAREFYLLMADQKFFPNTPCLVNAGKTHQQLSACFVLPIEDSMESILKTMSDMAMIHKSGGGTGFSFTRLRPSGDYISTSGGTTVGPVSFMQAYNDVTSQIKQGGVRRGANMGMLSVDHPDVLRFAVVKLDEYSLTNFNISLAITNAFMDKIESDKKFSADDSIPEEVVEEIRAAEGNRDVDARLRQVEAGVKKLYDWAKATQEGEGYPLINPRTGTETMKLNAYKVFNLITRLAWQYGDPGLVFIDRMNEAKSNPVPSMGRIEATNPCGEQPLLPYDACNLGSINLAKFVVGNGVDWEILGKTVEMAVHFLDNVVEVNEFPVEKIREMVDKTRRIGLGVMGFADALFKLGVRYDSPEGLEWAEKFMKFIEEKAKKATVELANQRGVFPSWPMSVYSGTDYRPRNMALTTIAPTGTISMIADASSGIEPVFSLAYQKNAVEGKTLYIVNPVLTEELRKRGLYTEDLVKKIAGNGGVLGGIEEIPAEIKEVFRTALEIEPEWHIKIQAAFQKYVDNAVSKTINFPKEATVEDVRKSYLLAYSLGTKGITIYRSGSREKEVIQTVLKSQSLKVESQKAEVEMPKKKKTPDAARGVRIKKLCDMGNVYTSVFFESGDGPVEVFVALGKSGGYMAGTAEVTGRLASLALKYGASLEEVAEDLVGIACGQRVGMGKLAVLSMFDAVGKSLLEISQGEQLDLFKEEKAEIQVPVVNGEKKTAAEVLVKMKDRQESGDSKFSACPDCGSPLYAEEGCFKCSNPFCGYSKCS
- a CDS encoding DUF1653 domain-containing protein, producing MPDEIKMSEQALSLKPGIYEHYSGKKYDLVGVAHHSETLEEVVVYRARYGEKLIWVRPLGMFLETVEHEGVIKPRFRYIGDDNNESR